One genomic window of Elaeis guineensis isolate ETL-2024a chromosome 2, EG11, whole genome shotgun sequence includes the following:
- the LOC105034132 gene encoding pentatricopeptide repeat-containing protein At3g53360, mitochondrial-like — protein MDPMESTTLPSLPDKLSSHLKCRAIDPRVVHGLSFRLGCLCSTFLSNNLLHAYVSRLMIVHARKLFGVMPQRNVVTWSTMICGYAQTGNLKDAIFLLREMLGSRIPVGEVEDGLLPNKFMNKDEDSLLPNKFTFGSIVTGCARANDLRTGVQIHCDIIKFGVESDTFVAGALIDMYSKCGKVKESWNIFDQTPNKDVVSWTTMITSLANSGQHHLWDYAFKLFKDMICRGIQPVGMTFASLVKTFDAPIKLSQAKQAHGCMVKLGIEVDDLMGSALIAMYGRCGGMDEVIRLCDRINQDVVSQTSLLVAYMQNGFNLEAIDVFRKMIEEKFIMDVFVFASVIGACSMLKELGMGKEIHCLAMRKGFTSDVSVSNALITLYGRCHEIRKAQTVFQLMGDKDMISWTAILTCYSQNGYGEEALLLFRQMLQEGLSPPIFSITSAIQACSTTVSLSTGRQIHSRIVKMGSADNLSVENSLITMYAKCGSIEVAKRVFNSMTNRDIVSWNALIVGHSQHGYETEALELFNQMQKEGLRPNEYTFTGLLVSCSRVGLIAEGCRYFQLMSSEYGLEPIMEHYSCIVDLFGRAGRLHDAMEFIDAMPCEPDQLVWEALLASCKVHGNVELAKFAAKKILQMRPEDPSPYIILSGIHASLGMWDTRARFHAMMKDQGLQKEPGRSWVEAQECSEDIFDMLQVGGI, from the coding sequence ATGGATCCAATGGAGTCCACCACACTACCCAGTCTTCCAGACAAGCTTTCCTCCCATCTCAAATGCCGGGCCATCGACCCAAGGGTCGTCCATGGCCTCTCTTTTAGGCTGGGCTGCCTGTGCTCCACCTTCCTCTCCAACAACCTGCTCCATGCTTATGTTTCACGCTTGATGATCGTCCATGCTCGCAAGCTGTTCGGCGTAATGCCCCAAAGGAATGTTGTCACTTGGTCTACGATGATTTGTGGCTATGCTCAAACAGGCAATCTCAAAGATGCCATCTTTCTGCTCAGAGAAATGCTAGGTAGCAGAATTCCAGTGGGAGAGGTTGAAGATGGGCTCCTCCCAAACAAATTCATGAATAAGGACGAAGACAGTCTCCTCCCAAACAAATTCACTTTTGGCAGCATTGTCACGGGCTGTGCTCGTGCTAATGACTTGAGAACAGGGGTCCAAATCCACTGTGACATAATTAAATTCGGAGTCGAATCTGATACATTTGTAGCAGGTGCACTGATTGACATGTATTCCAAGTGTGGGAAGGTCAAAGAATCATGGAACATCTTTGATCAGACTCCAAATAAGGATGTTGTTTCTTGGACTACTATGATCACTTCCTTAGCCAATAGTGGGCAGCATCATTTATGGGATTATGCATTCAAGCTTTTCAAGGACATGATTTGCAGGGGGATTCAGCCAGTTGGCATGACATTTGCTAGTCTGGTCAAGACTTTCGATGCACCTATCAAGCTAAGCCAAGCCAAGCAGGCACATGGATGCATGGTGAAGCTTGGGATTGAAGTGGATGATCTTATGGGAAGTGCTCTGATTGCAATGTATGGGAGGTGTGGGGGAATGGATGAAGTTATTAGACTCTGTGACAGAATAAACCAAGATGTGGTTTCACAAACTTCGCTGCTAGTGGCTTACATGCAGAATGGATTCAATCTAGAGGCAATTGATGTGTTCCGTAAGATGATAGAGGAGAAGTTTATAATGGATGTATTTGTGTTTGCAAGTGTAATTGGTGCTTGTTCAATGTTAAAGGAATTAGGAATGGGAAAAGAGATCCATTGTCTTGCTATGAGgaaaggtttcacatcagatgtATCAGTTAGCAATGCTTTAATCACACTATATGGAAGATGTCATGAAATTAGAAAGGCTCAGACAGTGTTTCAGCTGATGGGAGATAAGGATATGATCTCTTGGACAGCAATATTGACATGCTATAGTCAGAATGGTTATGGGGAAGAAGCCCTCCTGTTGTTTAGGCAAATGCTTCAGGAAGGACTGAGCCCACCCATCTTTAGCATCACCAGTGCCATACAGGCATGCTCTACAACAGTGAGCCTTTCGACTGGTCGGCAGATACACTCAAGGATTGTGAAAATGGGGAGTGCTGATAACCTCTCTGTGGAGAATTCTCTTATAACAATGTATGCAAAGTGTGGAAGTATTGAAGTGGCAAAAAGAGTCTTCAACTCTATGACAAATAGAGACATTGTCTCTTGGAATGCCTTAATTGTAGGTCATTCACAGCATGGTTATGAGACAGAGGCTCTAGAACTGTTCAACCAAATGCAGAAAGAAGGTCTTCGGCCCAATGAATATACTTTCACTGGACTATTAGTCTCTTGCAGTCGAGTGGGCCTCATTGCTGAGGGTTGTAGGTACTTCCAACTTATGAGCTCAGAGTATGGATTGGAACCCATAATGGAGCACTATTCCTGCATAGTTGACCTATTTGGCCGTGCTGGTAGGCTTCATGATGCCATGGAGTTCATTGATGCAATGCCCTGTGAGCCAGACCAGTTGGTTTGGGAAGCCCTTCTTGCATCATGCAAGGTCCATGGAAATGTAGAGCTTGCAAAATTTGCAGCAAAAAAGATATTGCAGATGAGACCAGAAGACCCTTCCCCTTACATCATATTATCTGGCATTCATGCTTCCCTGGGTATGTGGGATACAAGGGCTCGCTTTCATGCTATGATGAAAGATCAAGGACTACAAAAGGAGCCTGGAAGAAGTTGGGTTGAAGCCCAGGAGTGTTCAGAAGATATATTTGATATGCTGCAAGTTGGAGGAATTTGA
- the LOC105033866 gene encoding probable UDP-arabinose 4-epimerase 1 isoform X2 translates to MDYSDPKRKPHFLNKVLVAAVLTVMCILVLKQTPCHKEISPFSIREPGVTHVLVTGGAGYIGSHAVLRLLKDSYRVTIVDNLSRGNIGAIKVLQERFPGPGRLQFIYADLGDAKAVKRVFAENAIDAVMHFAAVAYVGESTLEPLRYYHNITSNTLTVLEAMAAHDVKTLIYSSTCATYGEPEKMPITEETPQFPINPYGKAKKMAEDIILDFSKKSNMAVMILRYFNVIGSDPEGRLGEAPRPELREHGRISGACFDAALGIIPGLKVKGTDYETPDGTCIRDYIDVTDLVDAHVKALDKAEPNKVGIYNVGTGKGRSVREFVEACKQATGVDIKVDYLSRRPGDYAEVYSNPSKINRELNWTAKHTDLLESLRVAWRWQKEHRNGYGSPLAMAS, encoded by the exons ATGGACTACTCCGATCCAAAACGCAAACCCCACTTTCTCAATAAAGTTCTTGTGGCTGCTGTTCTCACAGTCATGTGCATACTTGTGCTGAAGCAAACTCCTTGTCATAAAGAAATAAGCCCG TTCTCCATCCGCGAACCTGGGGTGACACATGTCTTAGTAACAGGGGGTGCTGGCTATATAGGTTCACATGCTGTACTTCGGCTATTAAAGGACTCGTATCGAGTGACTATAGTG GATAATCTTTCTAGGGGGAATATTGGGGCCATTAAGGTTCTCCAGGAACGATTCCCAGGGCCTGGAAGACTTCAATTTATATATGCTGATTTAGGAGATGCAAAAGCT GTTAAAAGAGTATTTGCAGAAAATGCAATTGATGCTGTTATGCACTTTGCAGCTGTCGCTTATGTGGGTGAAAGCACACTAGAACCTCTTAG GTACTATCACAATATAACATCGAATACTTTGACTGTGCTAGAAGCTATGGCAGCCCATGATGTTAAAACCCTAATTTATTCTAGTACATGTGCAACTTATGGAGAGCCTGAAAAGATGCCTATCACAGAAGAAACTCCTCAG TTTCCCATTAACCCATATGGGAAGGCTAAGAAAATGGCAGAGGACATCATTTTGGATTTCTCAAAGAAATCGAACATGGCCGTAATGATTTTGAG ATATTTCAATGTCATTGGATCTGATCCAGAGGGAAGGTTAGGTGAAGCTCCCAGACCTGAATTGCGAGAGCATGGACGTATTTCTGGTGCATGTTTTGATGCAGCTTTAGGAATTATTCCAGGTCTTAAG GTTAAAGGAACTGACTATGAAACGCCTGATGGAACCTGTATACGAGACTATATTGATGTCACCGATCTTGTTGATGCTCATGTGAAAGCCCTGGACAAGGCAGAACCAAATAAAGTTGGCATATACAATGTCGGAACAGGAAAAG GTAGATCAGTGAGAGAGTTTGTGGAAGCATGCAAGCAAGCAACTGGGGTTGACATTAAGGTTGATTACCTTAGCCGCCGTCCAGGCGATTATGCTGAAGTTTATAGCAATCCGTCCAAGATAAATCGTGAATTGAACTGGACAGCAAAACACACGGACCTTCTGGAGAGCCTTCGCGTTGCATGGAGATGGCAGAAAGAACATAGGAATGGCTATGGTTCACCACTGGCCATGGCTTCCTGA
- the LOC105033866 gene encoding probable UDP-arabinose 4-epimerase 1 isoform X1 translates to MLPANRNRPQTRSVRPWSFSEMDYSDPKRKPHFLNKVLVAAVLTVMCILVLKQTPCHKEISPFSIREPGVTHVLVTGGAGYIGSHAVLRLLKDSYRVTIVDNLSRGNIGAIKVLQERFPGPGRLQFIYADLGDAKAVKRVFAENAIDAVMHFAAVAYVGESTLEPLRYYHNITSNTLTVLEAMAAHDVKTLIYSSTCATYGEPEKMPITEETPQFPINPYGKAKKMAEDIILDFSKKSNMAVMILRYFNVIGSDPEGRLGEAPRPELREHGRISGACFDAALGIIPGLKVKGTDYETPDGTCIRDYIDVTDLVDAHVKALDKAEPNKVGIYNVGTGKGRSVREFVEACKQATGVDIKVDYLSRRPGDYAEVYSNPSKINRELNWTAKHTDLLESLRVAWRWQKEHRNGYGSPLAMAS, encoded by the exons ATGCTACCAGCTAACCGGAACAGACCGCAGACTAGGTCTGTTAGACCTTGGTCCTTTTCAG AAATGGACTACTCCGATCCAAAACGCAAACCCCACTTTCTCAATAAAGTTCTTGTGGCTGCTGTTCTCACAGTCATGTGCATACTTGTGCTGAAGCAAACTCCTTGTCATAAAGAAATAAGCCCG TTCTCCATCCGCGAACCTGGGGTGACACATGTCTTAGTAACAGGGGGTGCTGGCTATATAGGTTCACATGCTGTACTTCGGCTATTAAAGGACTCGTATCGAGTGACTATAGTG GATAATCTTTCTAGGGGGAATATTGGGGCCATTAAGGTTCTCCAGGAACGATTCCCAGGGCCTGGAAGACTTCAATTTATATATGCTGATTTAGGAGATGCAAAAGCT GTTAAAAGAGTATTTGCAGAAAATGCAATTGATGCTGTTATGCACTTTGCAGCTGTCGCTTATGTGGGTGAAAGCACACTAGAACCTCTTAG GTACTATCACAATATAACATCGAATACTTTGACTGTGCTAGAAGCTATGGCAGCCCATGATGTTAAAACCCTAATTTATTCTAGTACATGTGCAACTTATGGAGAGCCTGAAAAGATGCCTATCACAGAAGAAACTCCTCAG TTTCCCATTAACCCATATGGGAAGGCTAAGAAAATGGCAGAGGACATCATTTTGGATTTCTCAAAGAAATCGAACATGGCCGTAATGATTTTGAG ATATTTCAATGTCATTGGATCTGATCCAGAGGGAAGGTTAGGTGAAGCTCCCAGACCTGAATTGCGAGAGCATGGACGTATTTCTGGTGCATGTTTTGATGCAGCTTTAGGAATTATTCCAGGTCTTAAG GTTAAAGGAACTGACTATGAAACGCCTGATGGAACCTGTATACGAGACTATATTGATGTCACCGATCTTGTTGATGCTCATGTGAAAGCCCTGGACAAGGCAGAACCAAATAAAGTTGGCATATACAATGTCGGAACAGGAAAAG GTAGATCAGTGAGAGAGTTTGTGGAAGCATGCAAGCAAGCAACTGGGGTTGACATTAAGGTTGATTACCTTAGCCGCCGTCCAGGCGATTATGCTGAAGTTTATAGCAATCCGTCCAAGATAAATCGTGAATTGAACTGGACAGCAAAACACACGGACCTTCTGGAGAGCCTTCGCGTTGCATGGAGATGGCAGAAAGAACATAGGAATGGCTATGGTTCACCACTGGCCATGGCTTCCTGA
- the LOC105033858 gene encoding uncharacterized protein, giving the protein MNSTLKSVGERGSLVFNQNVKLTQLARSGRLEEAVKIFDGMTNRNTVTYNSMISAYAKNGRIAEARRLFDRMPFRNLVSWNTMIAGYSHNECVQEASELFERMPKRDVFSWTLMISCYVRNGELEKARCLFDRMPGEKSSVCYNAMISGYAKNRRFEDAIRLLNEMPYRDLVSWNSVLAGYTQNELMGLALRFFDDMPERDVVSWNLMVDGFVRIGDMGTALEYFRRIPCPNVVSWVTMLNGYCRSGRIIEARRIFDQMPERNVVSRNAMIAGYVQSLQIEEASRLFLEMPERNSVTWTTMINGFVRVGRLNDARALLDRMPFKNVAAQTAMINGYVQGNRMDDAHQLFEQISTRDAVCWNTMISAYAQCGRMDEALLLFNKMPKKDVVSWNTMIAGYAQEGRMDEAVGIFEQISKRNTVSWNSIISGFTQNGFYTEALQYFVLMRKEGRKPDWSSFACGLSACANLAALQVGKQFHQLLLKSGHVHDTFAGNALIAMYARCGRISRASQVFDEMGSLDLVSWNSLIAGYALNGYGTEAISLFQEMETNGVRPDEITFVSVLSACNHAGMIDEGLDLFNTISRAYLLKPVAEHYACVVDLLGRAGRLEEAFKLVQGMPIEATAGIWGALLGACRIYKNPELGNFAAEKLFELEPYKTSNYVLLSNIHAEAGKWDEVERVRVLMKERGVQKQRGCSWIEIKNKVCAFSSDDSTQPRTVEVCTVLETLNAQMRNTGLMAGSCQIECG; this is encoded by the coding sequence ATGAATTCCACCCTCAAGTCCGTGGGCGAGAGGGGGAGCCTCGTCTTCAATCAAAATGTAAAGCTTACCCAGCTCGCGAGATCTGGCCGACTTGAAGAAGCCGTCAAAATATTTGATGGCATGACGAATCGAAACACTGTGACTTATAACTCGATGATCTCGGCGTATGCCAAGAATGGCAGGATAGCCGAAGCGAGGCGTCTCTTCGATCGGATGCCCTTCAGGAACTTGGTTTCATGGAACACTATGATTGCTGGATACTCCCACAATGAGTGTGTTCAGGAGGCATCTGAATTGTTCGAAAGAATGCCCAAAAGGGATGTCTTTTCATGGACTTTGATGATTTCTTGTTACGTGCGGAATGGGGAATTGGAGAAGGCAAGGTGCCTCTTTGATCGGATGCCTGGAGAGAAGAGTTCGGTCTGTTATAATGCGATGATCTCGGGTTATGCGAAGAATAGGAGGTTCGAAGATGCCATCAGGTTATTGAATGAGATGCCGTATCGGGACTTGGTTTCATGGAACTCGGTGCTTGCGGGGTACACGCAGAATGAACTGATGGGACTCGCTTTGAGGTTTTTTGATGACATGCCCGAGAGGGATGTGGTCTCATGGAACTTAATGGTTGATGGCTTTGTTCGAATTGGCGATATGGGCACAGCGTTGGAGTACTTTAGAAGGATTCCTTGCCCAAATGTTGTTTCATGGGTGACAATGCTCAATGGTTACTGCAGGAGCGGTCGGATCATTGAGGCTAGAAGGATATTTGATCAAATGCCAGAGAGGAATGTGGTATCCCGGAATGCAATGATTGCAGGATATGTGCAGAGTTTGCAAATAGAAGAAGCTAGTAGGTTGTTCCTGGAGATGCCAGAGAGAAACTCAGTAACGTGGACAACCATGATTAATGGATTTGTTCGTGTTGGGAGGCTTAACGATGCAAGGGCACTGCTTGATAGGATGCCTTTTAAAAACGTTGCAGCTCAGACTGCAATGATCAATGGCTATGTTCAGGGCAACAGAATGGATGATGCTCATCAACTTTTTGAGCAAATAAGCACACGAGATGCTGTATGTTGGAATACAATGATCTCTGCCTATGCACAATGTGGAAGAATGGATGAAGCTCTGCTATTGTTCAACAAGATGCCAAAGAAGGATGTTGTCTCTTGGAATACTATGATCGCAGGGTATGCTCAAGAAGGGCGAATGGATGAAGCAGTTGGAATTTTTGAACAAATTAGTAAGAGAAATACAGTCTCATGGAATTCTATTATTTCTGGATTCACTCAAAATGGGTTCTATACAGAGGCACTTCAGTATTTTGTGTTGATGAGGAAGGAGGGAAGGAAACCAGATTGGTCTTCATTTGCATGTGGCCTCAGTGCTTGTGCAAACCTTGCAGCTTTACAGGTAGGAAAGCAATTCCACCAACTCCTCCTGAAAAGTGGTCATGTCCATGATACGTTTGCTGGTAATGCACTGATAGCTATGTATGCCCGGTGTGGAAGGATCTCGAGAGCAAGTCAAGTCTTTGATGAGATGGGATCATTGGATCTTGTTTCATGGAATTCTTTGATTGCTGGTTATGCCTTGAATGGCTATGGAACAGAGGCAATCTCACTGTTCCAAGAGATGGAGACCAATGGGGTGAGGCCTGATGAGATCACCTTTGTGAGTGTTCTATCAGCCTGTAACCATGCAGGAATGATTGATGAAGGACTAGATTTGTTTAACACCATAAGCAGAGCCTACTTGCTTAAACCTGTGGCTGAGCATTATGCCTGTGTCGTCGACTTGCTTGGCCGAGCAGGGAGATTGGAAGAAGCATTCAAACTCGTGCAGGGAATGCCAATCGAGGCAACTGCTGGTATATGGGGTGCCTTACTTGGGGCTTGCCGCATATATAAGAATCCAGAGCTTGGGAATTTTGCTGCTGAGAAGCTATTTGAACTCGAACCCTACAAGACTTCAAACTATGTGCTGTTGTCAAACATACATGCTGAGGCAGgtaaatgggatgaggttgaaagAGTAAGGGTTTTGATGAAAGAGAGAGGAGTGCAGAAGCAACGGGGCTGCAGTTGGATTGAAATTAAGAATAAGGTCTGTGCCTTCTCCTCTGATGATTCAACACAGCCAAGAACAGTAGAAGTGTGCACAGTTTTGGAGACATTGAATGCACAGATGAGAAATACAGGGCTTATGGCTGGTTCATGTCAAATAGAATGTGGATGA